Proteins co-encoded in one Pseudomonas beijingensis genomic window:
- a CDS encoding HlyC/CorC family transporter: MDTLPVAPLFAVLVVLILWSALFTAIEAAQQHLLAQRTASRASDKPLATLTFPLASLVLCNTLCRVLAVVIGTLLAIFTWLENGPWVAWLGTSAALLIFADYLPRTLATRQPDAVLALGNTLLGIPLKILYPFAWLLNGASQLLLRPFARKPGMVQQSDDEMPAPPRSEQESEHGSGRLHPISGIHALDNITVNDILVPRSEVDGINLDDPIGEIIEQLRMNRRTRLPVFHSDINQVEAVLNTRQIRHLLADASLTQEALLAASHEPYFVPESTPLQLQLLNFHKQQRRLGMVVDEYGEVLGIVTLEDILEEIVGEFESEHSLDNPHVHPQPDGRLMIDGAASIRELNRTLGWHLPCDGPKTLNGLVTEALETIPESPVCLKIGRYRLEIIETVDNRVSQVLAWHNSSVPAVS, encoded by the coding sequence ATGGATACGTTGCCCGTAGCGCCGTTGTTCGCCGTGCTGGTGGTGCTGATCCTCTGGTCGGCCCTGTTCACGGCCATCGAAGCCGCCCAGCAACACCTGCTGGCCCAGCGTACGGCCTCGCGCGCCAGTGACAAACCGCTGGCGACACTGACATTTCCACTGGCCAGCCTGGTCCTGTGCAATACCCTCTGTCGTGTCCTGGCCGTGGTCATCGGCACCTTGCTGGCGATTTTCACCTGGCTGGAGAACGGCCCCTGGGTCGCCTGGCTCGGCACCAGCGCCGCCCTGCTGATATTCGCCGACTACCTGCCGCGCACCCTGGCCACCCGCCAGCCCGACGCGGTGCTGGCACTGGGCAACACCTTGCTGGGCATCCCGTTGAAGATCCTCTATCCGTTTGCCTGGCTGTTGAATGGCGCCAGCCAACTGTTGCTGCGTCCATTTGCGCGCAAGCCCGGCATGGTGCAACAGAGCGACGACGAAATGCCCGCGCCGCCGCGCAGCGAGCAGGAATCAGAACACGGCAGCGGCCGGCTGCATCCGATTTCCGGCATCCACGCCCTGGACAACATCACCGTCAACGATATCCTCGTGCCCCGCAGCGAGGTCGATGGGATCAACCTTGACGACCCCATTGGCGAGATCATCGAACAGTTGCGTATGAACCGGCGTACCCGCCTGCCGGTGTTCCACAGCGATATCAATCAGGTCGAAGCGGTGCTCAACACCCGCCAGATCCGTCATTTGCTGGCGGACGCGAGCCTGACCCAGGAAGCGTTGCTGGCCGCCTCCCACGAGCCCTACTTCGTGCCCGAAAGCACGCCACTGCAACTGCAACTGCTGAATTTCCACAAGCAGCAGCGGCGCCTGGGCATGGTGGTGGACGAATACGGCGAAGTGCTGGGCATCGTCACCCTGGAAGACATCCTCGAAGAAATCGTCGGCGAATTCGAGAGCGAGCATAGCCTCGACAACCCCCACGTCCATCCCCAGCCCGATGGCCGCCTGATGATCGATGGCGCGGCGTCGATCCGCGAATTGAACCGGACCCTGGGCTGGCACCTGCCCTGCGACGGCCCCAAGACCCTCAACGGGCTGGTGACCGAAGCCCTGGAAACCATCCCCGAAAGCCCGGTCTGCCTGAAGATCGGGCGCTATCGACTGGAAATCATCGAGACCGTGGACAACCGCGTCAGCCAGGTGCTGGCGTGGCATAACAGTTCGGTGCCGGCCGTTTCCTGA
- a CDS encoding cytochrome C assembly family protein, which yields MLPLSPSLLATLAAACLYAAATLYQGTRLATGAKANKRLLVTLGVLAVLGHAASLYTHLMTPIGLGLDFFNAASLIAVAVIALTLLACSRIPVENLLVLLFPLGLATVLLAQFAPSGTVQIIDEEPGILAHILLSILAYGLFTIAVFQALLLLVQDHQLKNKHPSGLIRNFPPLQTMESLLFGFLWAGWSLLSLSLISGWLFVENLFAQHLVHKTLLACLAWVVFSVLLWGRNRLGWRGHKAIRWTLAGFCLLMLAYFGSKLVREYILHI from the coding sequence ATGCTCCCCTTGTCACCCAGCTTGCTTGCCACCCTCGCCGCCGCTTGCCTTTATGCCGCTGCGACCCTCTATCAAGGCACCCGCCTGGCCACCGGCGCCAAGGCGAACAAACGCCTGCTGGTCACGCTTGGCGTGCTGGCGGTGCTCGGCCACGCGGCCAGCCTTTATACCCACCTGATGACGCCGATCGGCCTGGGCCTGGATTTTTTCAACGCCGCCAGCCTGATCGCCGTCGCCGTGATCGCCCTCACGCTGCTGGCCTGCTCGCGCATCCCGGTGGAAAACCTGCTGGTGCTGCTGTTCCCGCTGGGGCTGGCCACGGTGCTGCTGGCGCAGTTCGCGCCGTCGGGCACCGTGCAGATCATCGACGAAGAGCCGGGCATCCTCGCCCACATCCTGTTGTCGATCCTCGCCTACGGCCTGTTCACCATCGCGGTGTTCCAGGCCCTGTTGCTGCTGGTGCAGGATCACCAGCTCAAGAACAAGCACCCGTCCGGACTGATCCGCAACTTTCCGCCGCTGCAAACCATGGAAAGCCTGTTGTTCGGTTTCCTCTGGGCCGGCTGGAGCCTGCTGTCGCTGTCGCTGATCTCCGGCTGGTTGTTCGTCGAGAACCTGTTCGCCCAGCACCTGGTGCACAAGACCCTGCTGGCCTGCCTGGCGTGGGTGGTCTTCAGCGTATTGCTGTGGGGCCGCAACCGCCTCGGCTGGCGTGGGCACAAAGCGATTCGCTGGACCCTGGCCGGTTTCTGCCTGCTGATGCTGGCGTACTTCGGCAGCAAGCTGGTCCGTGAATACATCCTGCATATCTGA
- the ffh gene encoding signal recognition particle protein codes for MFENLTDRLSQTLRHVTGKAKLTEDNIKDTLREVRMALLEADVALPVVKDFVNSVKERAVGTEVSRSLTPGQAFVKIVQAELESLMGAANEDLNLAAVPPAVVLMAGLQGAGKTTTVGKLARFLKERKKKSVMVVSADIYRPAAIKQLETLANDIGVTFFPSDLSQKPVDIAQAAIKEAKLKFIDVVIVDTAGRLHIDEEMMGEIKALHAAINPVETLFVVDAMTGQDAANTAKAFGDALPLTGVVLTKVDGDARGGAALSVRAITGKPIKFIGMGEKSEALEPFHPERIASRILGMGDVLSLIEQAEQTLDKDKADKLAKKLKKGKGFDLEDFRDQLQQMKNMGGLGGLMDKLPNIGGVNLAQMGNAQGAAEKQFKQMEAIINSMTPAERRDPELISGSRKRRIAMGSGTQVQDIGRLIKQHKQMQKMMKKFSAKGGMAKMMRGMGGMLPGGGMPKM; via the coding sequence ATGTTTGAAAACCTAACCGACCGTCTCTCGCAGACGCTGCGCCATGTCACCGGCAAGGCGAAACTGACCGAGGACAACATCAAAGACACCCTGCGCGAAGTGCGCATGGCGTTGCTCGAAGCCGACGTCGCCCTGCCGGTGGTCAAGGACTTCGTCAATTCGGTCAAGGAACGCGCCGTCGGCACCGAAGTGTCGCGCAGCCTGACGCCGGGCCAGGCGTTCGTGAAGATCGTCCAGGCCGAACTCGAAAGCCTGATGGGCGCCGCCAACGAAGACCTGAACCTCGCCGCCGTACCTCCAGCGGTGGTGCTGATGGCCGGCCTGCAGGGCGCGGGCAAGACCACGACAGTCGGCAAGCTGGCGCGCTTCCTTAAAGAGCGCAAGAAGAAGTCGGTGATGGTGGTGTCGGCGGACATCTACCGTCCGGCGGCGATCAAGCAGCTGGAAACCCTGGCCAACGACATCGGCGTGACGTTCTTCCCGTCCGACCTGAGCCAGAAGCCGGTGGACATCGCCCAGGCGGCTATTAAGGAAGCGAAGCTCAAGTTCATCGACGTGGTCATCGTCGATACCGCCGGTCGCTTGCACATCGATGAAGAGATGATGGGCGAGATCAAGGCGCTGCATGCCGCGATCAACCCGGTGGAAACCCTGTTTGTGGTCGATGCCATGACCGGCCAGGACGCGGCCAATACCGCGAAGGCGTTCGGTGATGCACTGCCGCTGACCGGCGTGGTCCTGACCAAGGTCGACGGTGACGCCCGTGGCGGTGCCGCGCTGTCGGTACGCGCCATCACCGGCAAGCCGATCAAGTTCATCGGTATGGGCGAGAAGAGCGAAGCGCTCGAGCCGTTCCACCCTGAGCGTATCGCTTCGCGTATCCTCGGCATGGGCGACGTGCTCAGCCTGATCGAGCAGGCCGAGCAGACCCTCGACAAGGACAAGGCCGACAAACTGGCCAAGAAGCTGAAGAAGGGCAAGGGCTTCGACCTCGAAGACTTCCGCGACCAGCTGCAACAAATGAAGAACATGGGCGGCCTTGGCGGCCTCATGGACAAACTGCCGAACATCGGTGGCGTGAACCTGGCGCAGATGGGCAATGCCCAGGGCGCGGCTGAAAAGCAGTTCAAGCAGATGGAAGCCATCATCAACTCCATGACCCCGGCCGAGCGCCGCGACCCTGAGCTGATCAGCGGTTCGCGCAAGCGCCGCATCGCCATGGGTTCCGGCACCCAGGTGCAGGACATCGGTCGATTGATCAAGCAACACAAGCAGATGCAGAAGATGATGAAGAAATTCTCCGCCAAGGGCGGGATGGCCAAGATGATGCGCGGCATGGGCGGTATGTTGCCCGGCGGCGGCATGCCGAAAATGTAA
- the rpsP gene encoding 30S ribosomal protein S16, with protein MLTIRLALGGSKKRPFYHLTVTDSRNPRDGSHKEQVGFFNPVARGQEVRLSVNQERVAYWLSVGAQPSERVAQLLKESAKAAA; from the coding sequence ATGCTAACAATCCGTCTTGCCCTTGGCGGCTCCAAAAAGCGCCCGTTTTACCACCTGACCGTAACCGACAGCCGCAACCCGCGTGACGGTTCCCACAAGGAGCAGGTTGGTTTCTTCAACCCTGTTGCCCGTGGTCAGGAAGTTCGTCTGTCCGTGAACCAAGAGCGCGTAGCCTACTGGCTGAGCGTTGGTGCACAACCTTCTGAGCGTGTTGCTCAGTTGTTGAAGGAATCGGCTAAGGCTGCGGCCTGA
- the rimM gene encoding ribosome maturation factor RimM (Essential for efficient processing of 16S rRNA) — MNATPKDADDLIVVGKIYSVHGVRGEVKVYSFTDPIKNLLDYKTWTLKREGSVKQVELVSGRGNDKFLVAKLKGLDDREEARLLAGYEICVPRNLFPELTDGEYYWYQLVGLKVIDHLGQLLGKIDHLLETGSNDVMVVKPCVGSLDDRERLLPYTEQCVLAVDLAAGEMKVEWDADF, encoded by the coding sequence ATGAACGCGACGCCAAAAGATGCTGATGATTTGATCGTTGTCGGCAAGATCTATTCTGTACATGGCGTTCGCGGCGAAGTGAAGGTGTATTCCTTTACTGATCCGATCAAGAACCTGTTGGACTACAAAACCTGGACGCTCAAGCGCGAAGGTAGCGTGAAACAGGTGGAGCTGGTCAGCGGACGCGGGAACGACAAGTTCCTGGTCGCAAAGCTCAAGGGTCTCGATGATCGTGAAGAAGCTCGTCTTCTGGCCGGTTATGAGATCTGCGTGCCGCGCAACCTGTTCCCTGAACTGACCGACGGCGAGTACTACTGGTACCAGCTTGTGGGTCTGAAGGTCATCGACCACCTCGGGCAATTGCTCGGGAAAATCGATCACCTGCTCGAGACCGGTTCGAACGATGTCATGGTGGTCAAGCCTTGCGTCGGCAGCCTGGATGATCGCGAACGCCTGTTGCCCTATACCGAGCAATGCGTGTTGGCCGTCGACCTTGCCGCAGGCGAGATGAAGGTGGAATGGGATGCGGATTTCTAA
- the trmD gene encoding tRNA (guanosine(37)-N1)-methyltransferase TrmD — MGCGFLNVANLRVEVITLFPEMFSAISEYGITSRAVKQELLQLTCWNPRDYTTDRHHTVDDRPFGGGPGMVMKIKPLEDALVQARTAAGEGAKVIYLSPQGRQRTQSAVRELANLDALILIAGRYEGIDERFIEAHVDEEWSIGDYVLSGGELPAMVLIDAVTRLLPGALGHADSAEEDSFTDGLLDCPHYTRPEVYADQRVPDVLLSGNHAHIRRWRLQQSLGRTYERRADLLESRSLSGEEKKLLEEYIRERDDS; from the coding sequence ATGGGATGCGGATTTCTAAACGTGGCTAATTTGCGCGTTGAAGTCATCACATTGTTTCCCGAGATGTTTTCCGCCATCAGCGAGTACGGCATAACCAGCCGCGCGGTGAAGCAGGAGCTGTTACAGCTCACCTGTTGGAATCCGCGGGACTACACCACGGATCGGCATCACACTGTGGACGATCGCCCGTTTGGCGGTGGTCCGGGCATGGTGATGAAGATCAAGCCCCTGGAAGATGCGCTGGTTCAGGCCAGGACGGCAGCCGGGGAGGGTGCGAAGGTGATCTACCTGTCGCCCCAAGGCCGCCAACGGACTCAGTCGGCGGTACGCGAGCTGGCGAATTTGGATGCATTGATCCTGATTGCCGGCCGTTATGAAGGCATTGACGAGCGTTTCATTGAAGCTCATGTCGATGAAGAGTGGTCGATTGGCGACTATGTACTGTCTGGCGGCGAGCTGCCGGCGATGGTCCTGATCGATGCGGTTACACGACTGCTGCCTGGAGCTTTAGGGCATGCAGATTCCGCTGAGGAAGATTCCTTTACGGATGGTCTGCTGGATTGCCCGCACTACACCCGACCGGAGGTGTATGCGGATCAGCGTGTTCCCGACGTGTTGCTAAGTGGCAACCACGCGCACATCCGGCGTTGGCGTTTGCAGCAGTCCCTTGGTCGGACCTACGAACGACGCGCCGATCTTCTGGAAAGCCGCTCGCTTTCTGGAGAAGAGAAGAAGCTGCTCGAGGAATACATCCGCGAGCGGGACGATAGTTAA
- the rplS gene encoding 50S ribosomal protein L19, translating into MTNKIILALEAEQMTKEIPTFAPGDTIVVQVKVKEGDRSRLQAFEGVVIAKRNRGVNSAFTVRKISNGVGVERTFQTYSPQIDSMAVKRRGDVRKAKLYYLRDLSGKAARIKEKLA; encoded by the coding sequence ATGACTAACAAAATCATCCTTGCACTCGAAGCAGAGCAGATGACCAAAGAAATCCCTACCTTTGCCCCAGGCGACACCATTGTCGTTCAGGTGAAAGTGAAGGAAGGCGACCGTTCCCGTCTGCAAGCGTTCGAAGGCGTCGTTATCGCCAAGCGTAACCGTGGCGTGAACAGTGCATTCACCGTTCGTAAAATCTCCAACGGTGTCGGCGTAGAGCGTACTTTCCAGACCTACAGCCCGCAAATCGACAGCATGGCTGTCAAGCGTCGCGGTGACGTACGTAAAGCCAAGCTGTACTACCTGCGTGACCTGTCGGGTAAAGCAGCTCGCATCAAGGAAAAACTGGCTTAA
- the xerD gene encoding site-specific tyrosine recombinase XerD, with translation MPAIDHPLIDQFLDALWLEKGLSDNTRDAYRSDLALFNGWLQENHLELVNAGRELILDHLAWRLEQNYKPRSTARFLSGLRGFYRYLLREKLIAVDPTLRVEMPQLGRPLPKSLSEADVEALLAAPDLSEAIGQRDRAMLEVLYACGLRVTELISLTLEQVNLRQGVLRVMGKGSKERLVPMGEEAIVWVERYMRDARHELLGGRPSDVLFPSLRGEQMTRQTFWHRIKHQAKVAGINKFLSPHTLRHAFATHLLNHGADLRVVQMLLGHSDLSTTQIYTHVARARLQDLHAKHHPRG, from the coding sequence ATGCCAGCCATCGATCATCCGCTGATAGACCAGTTTCTCGACGCCCTGTGGTTGGAGAAGGGCCTGTCCGATAACACCCGCGATGCCTACCGCAGCGACCTGGCGCTGTTCAATGGCTGGCTGCAGGAAAACCACCTGGAGCTGGTCAATGCCGGACGGGAGTTGATCCTCGATCATTTGGCGTGGCGCCTGGAGCAGAACTACAAACCGCGCTCGACCGCGCGTTTTCTCTCCGGTCTGCGTGGGTTTTATCGCTATTTGCTGCGGGAAAAGCTGATCGCGGTGGACCCGACCTTGCGCGTGGAAATGCCGCAACTGGGGCGTCCGCTGCCCAAGTCCCTGTCGGAAGCCGATGTGGAAGCGCTGCTGGCGGCACCCGATCTCAGCGAGGCCATCGGTCAGCGCGACCGGGCCATGTTGGAAGTCCTGTATGCCTGTGGCTTGCGCGTCACCGAGTTGATCAGCTTGACGCTGGAGCAAGTCAACCTGCGCCAGGGCGTGCTGCGGGTGATGGGCAAGGGCAGCAAGGAGCGCCTGGTGCCGATGGGCGAGGAAGCGATTGTCTGGGTCGAGCGTTATATGCGCGATGCCCGTCATGAATTGCTGGGCGGGCGTCCCAGCGATGTGCTGTTTCCCAGCCTGCGCGGCGAGCAGATGACCCGCCAGACCTTCTGGCATCGCATCAAGCACCAGGCCAAGGTGGCCGGCATCAACAAATTCCTCTCGCCCCACACCTTGCGGCATGCCTTTGCTACACACCTGCTCAACCACGGCGCCGACTTGCGGGTGGTGCAGATGCTGCTCGGCCATAGCGACCTGTCCACCACCCAGATCTACACCCATGTGGCCCGGGCGCGGTTGCAGGATTTGCATGCCAAGCATCATCCTCGCGGCTGA
- a CDS encoding DsbC family protein has protein sequence MRLSQMFTAAAIALANTFAIADDAADKAIRKSLENLQLEVPIDTISASPMAGLYEVKLKGSRVLYASADGQYIVQGNLFALKDGKPVNLTEMTERQGISKLINGIPVAETVVYPAIGETKSHITVFTDTTCPYCHKLHAEVPELNKRGIEVRYVAFPRQGLGSPGDEQLQAVWCSKDKKAAMDKMVDGKEIKAAQCENPVSKQFALGQSIGVNGTPAIVLADGQVIPGYQPAPQVAKLALSAK, from the coding sequence ATGCGTTTGAGCCAGATGTTCACCGCCGCCGCCATTGCGTTGGCCAATACCTTTGCCATTGCCGACGACGCGGCCGACAAGGCTATCCGCAAGAGCCTGGAAAACCTTCAGCTCGAAGTGCCGATCGACACCATTTCGGCCAGCCCCATGGCTGGCCTGTATGAAGTCAAGCTCAAGGGCAGCCGCGTGCTTTACGCCAGTGCCGACGGCCAGTACATCGTCCAGGGCAACCTGTTCGCGCTCAAGGATGGCAAGCCGGTCAACCTCACCGAGATGACCGAGCGCCAGGGCATTTCCAAGTTGATCAACGGCATTCCGGTCGCTGAAACCGTGGTTTATCCGGCGATCGGCGAAACCAAGTCCCACATCACCGTATTCACCGACACCACCTGCCCGTATTGCCACAAGCTGCACGCCGAAGTGCCCGAGCTGAACAAGCGCGGCATCGAAGTGCGCTATGTAGCGTTCCCGCGACAGGGCTTGGGCTCGCCGGGCGATGAGCAGTTGCAGGCGGTCTGGTGCTCCAAGGACAAGAAAGCGGCCATGGACAAGATGGTCGACGGCAAGGAAATCAAGGCCGCCCAGTGCGAGAATCCGGTTTCCAAGCAATTCGCCCTTGGCCAATCCATTGGCGTGAACGGCACGCCGGCCATCGTTTTGGCCGACGGCCAAGTGATTCCGGGCTACCAGCCGGCACCACAAGTGGCCAAACTGGCCCTGAGCGCGAAATAG
- a CDS encoding homoserine dehydrogenase → MNPVKVGICGLGTVGGGTFNVLQRNAEEISRRAGRGIEVAQIAMRTPKPQFQTTGIAITNDVFEVATNPEIDIVIELVGGYTVARELVLKAIENGKHVVTANKALIAVHGNEIFAKAREKGVIVAFEAAVAGGIPVIKAIREGLSANRINWVAGIINGTGNFILTEMREKGRTFEDVLAEAQALGYAEADPTFDVEGIDAAHKLTILASIAFGIPLQFDKAYTEGITKLTTADVNYAEALGYRIKHLGVARSTASGIELRVHPTLIPADRLIANVNGVMNAVMVNGDASGSTLFYGAGAGMEPTASSVVADLVDVVRAMTSDPENRVPHLAFQPDSLSAHPILPIEACESSYYLRIQAKDHPGVLAQVASILSERGINIESIMQKEVEEHDGLVPMILLTHRVVEQNINDAIAALEALQGVVGPVVRIRVEHLN, encoded by the coding sequence GTGAATCCGGTCAAAGTAGGCATCTGTGGGTTAGGTACCGTCGGTGGCGGCACCTTCAACGTACTTCAGCGCAACGCCGAGGAAATTTCTCGTCGTGCCGGGCGTGGGATCGAAGTGGCACAAATTGCCATGCGCACGCCAAAGCCTCAGTTCCAGACGACCGGTATTGCGATTACCAACGATGTGTTCGAAGTGGCCACGAACCCTGAGATCGACATCGTCATAGAGCTGGTGGGCGGCTACACCGTTGCCCGCGAGTTGGTACTCAAGGCCATCGAGAATGGCAAGCATGTGGTCACCGCGAACAAGGCGCTTATCGCTGTTCACGGTAATGAGATTTTCGCCAAGGCCCGCGAGAAGGGCGTGATCGTGGCGTTCGAAGCCGCCGTGGCTGGTGGTATCCCGGTGATCAAGGCGATCCGCGAAGGCCTGTCGGCCAACCGCATCAACTGGGTCGCGGGGATCATCAACGGCACCGGCAACTTCATCCTCACCGAGATGCGCGAGAAGGGTCGCACCTTCGAAGACGTGCTCGCCGAAGCCCAGGCCCTGGGTTACGCCGAGGCTGATCCGACGTTCGACGTGGAAGGCATCGACGCAGCGCACAAGCTGACGATCCTGGCATCCATTGCGTTCGGCATTCCGTTGCAGTTCGACAAGGCCTACACCGAAGGCATCACCAAGCTGACCACCGCTGACGTGAACTACGCCGAAGCCTTGGGCTACCGCATCAAGCACCTGGGCGTGGCGCGCAGCACCGCTAGCGGCATCGAGCTGCGTGTGCATCCGACGCTGATCCCGGCCGACCGCCTGATCGCCAACGTCAACGGCGTGATGAACGCAGTGATGGTCAACGGCGACGCCTCCGGCTCGACGTTGTTCTACGGCGCGGGCGCCGGCATGGAACCGACCGCTTCCTCGGTGGTGGCCGACCTGGTGGACGTGGTTCGCGCCATGACCTCGGACCCGGAAAACCGCGTGCCGCACCTGGCCTTCCAGCCGGACTCGCTGTCGGCGCACCCGATTCTTCCGATCGAGGCATGCGAAAGCTCCTACTACCTGCGCATCCAGGCCAAGGACCATCCGGGCGTGCTGGCTCAAGTGGCGAGCATCCTCTCGGAGCGCGGTATAAACATCGAGTCGATCATGCAGAAGGAAGTCGAGGAACACGACGGCCTGGTGCCGATGATCCTGCTGACCCACCGTGTGGTCGAGCAGAACATCAACGATGCGATTGCGGCGCTGGAAGCGCTCCAGGGTGTCGTTGGGCCGGTGGTCCGTATCCGCGTCGAACATTTGAATTAA
- the thrC gene encoding threonine synthase, with protein MRYISTRGQAPALNFEDVLLAGLATDGGLYVPESLPRFTQEEIASWAGLPYHELAFRVMRPFVTGSIPDADFKKILEETYGVFSHNAIAPLRQLNGNEWVMELFHGPTLAFKDFALQLLGRLLDYVLQKRGERVVIVGATSGDTGSAAIEGCKHCENVDIFILHPHNRVSEVQRRQMTTIFGDNIHNIAIEGNFDDCQEMVKASFADQSFLKGTRLVAVNSINWARIMAQIVYYFHAALQLGGPARSVSFSVPTGNFGDIFAGYLARNMGLPINQLIVATNRNDILHRFMSGNQYVKETLHATLSPSMDIMVSSNFERLLFDLHGRNGAAIAGLMDSFRQGGGFSVEPERWTEARKLFDSLAVDDEQTCETIAEVFAQSGELLDPHTAIGVRAARECRRSLDIPMVILGTAHPVKFPEAVEKAGVGKALELPAHLSDLFERDERCTVLPNDLKAVQAFVSQHGNRGKPL; from the coding sequence ATGCGCTATATCAGCACCCGCGGCCAGGCACCGGCCCTGAATTTCGAAGATGTCCTCCTGGCCGGCCTGGCCACGGATGGCGGTCTCTATGTGCCGGAAAGCCTGCCGCGCTTCACCCAGGAAGAAATCGCTTCCTGGGCCGGCCTGCCGTATCACGAGCTGGCGTTCCGGGTCATGCGCCCGTTCGTCACCGGCAGCATCCCGGACGCCGATTTCAAAAAGATCCTCGAAGAGACCTATGGCGTCTTTTCCCACAATGCCATCGCACCGTTGCGTCAGCTCAACGGTAACGAATGGGTCATGGAGCTGTTCCACGGCCCGACCCTGGCGTTCAAGGACTTCGCCCTGCAACTGCTCGGTCGCCTGCTGGACTACGTGCTGCAAAAGCGTGGCGAGCGCGTGGTGATCGTCGGTGCCACTTCTGGCGACACCGGTTCGGCGGCTATCGAAGGCTGCAAGCACTGCGAGAACGTCGACATTTTCATCCTGCACCCGCACAACCGGGTCTCGGAAGTGCAACGTCGGCAGATGACGACGATTTTCGGCGACAACATCCACAACATCGCCATCGAAGGCAACTTCGATGACTGCCAGGAAATGGTCAAGGCCAGCTTCGCCGACCAGAGCTTCCTCAAGGGCACGCGGCTGGTGGCGGTGAACTCGATCAACTGGGCGCGGATCATGGCCCAGATCGTCTATTACTTCCACGCGGCCCTGCAATTGGGCGGTCCGGCCCGTTCCGTGTCGTTCTCGGTGCCGACCGGCAACTTCGGCGATATCTTTGCCGGTTACCTGGCGCGCAACATGGGGCTGCCGATCAACCAATTGATCGTCGCCACCAACCGCAACGACATCCTGCACCGCTTCATGAGCGGCAACCAGTACGTCAAGGAAACCTTGCACGCCACGCTATCGCCTTCAATGGACATCATGGTGTCGTCGAACTTCGAGCGCCTGCTGTTCGACCTGCACGGTCGCAACGGTGCGGCGATTGCCGGGCTGATGGACAGCTTTCGCCAGGGTGGCGGTTTCAGCGTCGAGCCTGAGCGCTGGACCGAAGCGCGCAAGCTGTTCGACTCCCTGGCCGTGGACGATGAGCAGACCTGCGAAACCATCGCCGAGGTGTTCGCGCAGAGCGGCGAACTGCTCGATCCGCACACGGCTATCGGCGTCAGGGCGGCCCGTGAATGCCGTCGCAGCCTGGACATTCCGATGGTGATCCTGGGCACGGCGCACCCGGTCAAGTTCCCGGAAGCGGTGGAGAAAGCAGGTGTAGGAAAAGCGCTCGAATTGCCTGCGCATCTTTCTGATTTGTTTGAGCGAGATGAGCGTTGCACCGTATTGCCCAACGACTTGAAAGCCGTGCAGGCCTTTGTCAGCCAGCATGGCAATCGCGGCAAGCCACTCTGA